In Phaseolus vulgaris cultivar G19833 chromosome 3, P. vulgaris v2.0, whole genome shotgun sequence, the sequence ATATGATTGAATCTTCTATAATACATGGGATGCAGCGCATAGCTGCTGGATCTTAGGATTACAGCAAACAAAGGGTTGAGGTTGGGGGAATTTGGCCAGTGGCCTAAATGTTTTTAAAGtgtattttttccttttttgttgTTTTGGTCTGTTGGACCCCTATTTGAGTCTAGTTTAGCtcgtagttttttttttgtcttttttatttaaatcataacatataatataataaaccAAATAGcaactttaataaaaatttcaaagaatAGCGATCATCCCACTATCTACTATCCTACTATAGTGGTATTGGAGTTGGGCCATCCTTGCCACTATTTGGGATTGATAAGTATGAAATGTTTTTTCATTGAGTACTCTCTCCCTATCTCTACATGTGTATATATGTATGATGTATGTATGTAAGTGTACACCATTAACATACACTCGTTTAAGAAGATTAAAGTTATAGCTTGTTGAAGTACTCCTTCTAAAATAAGTGGATGTAGGGTTTGCTCAAGTATACGTACTTGTTATTTAGGAATATAAATATTGGCTGGAAGTTGATGCAATtactatatatatgtataaatattgGTTGGAATGGAAGTTGAAGCTATTActgttaaaaagaaaaaataacacaTCAAGCAAATGTACAAGTTATAAAGGTTATGTTCTTTGCTTATGTTTCAAATGTTCAGGACTGTTGATCATTAGCTTTCAATATGTGCCAGATTTTCATGCAACCCTGTGGGTTATTGCAACTTCAGATTTTACCATCTAATATGTTGTTTAGTATAATGGCTTGGGCTGGCAGAGTGataattctatttttttgtaTTGCAGTGCGATCTTTTGGAACAGAAGGAAGGAAAAAGGATGGCCAACAAATTCCTCCTGGTGACAAGGTTTATGAGTATATACTTTTTCGTGGGACTGACATCAAGGTATTATATGTGGAATTATTACCAGTCgttttttatatattcaatGTATTGGTACCCTAGTTTTTTTGACTGTATAGTATTGGTACCCTAGTTTTTTGACTGTACAGTATTGGTACCCTAAACTTGTGTGTTATTTTGTAAAGAAACTGCTTTTGTACAACTTGGTTCTACAGTATATGAATGCATATACCGTGAGATGGAATGTTAGAAGGCTGATCCTGATTTTCTTATCTATTTTATAAGTGTATGTAATTACCTGATAAAGGCTTTGCTCAGACTTTGCTGCGTGTATAATATAGAAACAGATCAGCTGAGGCGTCTCTCTTATTTTTTCTGTAGGATTTACAGGTTAAATCTTCTCCACCTGTCCAACCTACCCCACAAGTCAACAACGACCCAGCTATTATTCAGGTTGATGACAAAAAATTGTCTGTATATTGAATCAGTTGAATTAATCTTATCCTAATTACATGGAAATGCATTTACAGTCTCACTATGCTCGCCCAGTTGCCACATCTACAAGTTTGCCTTCGGCTGTAAGTGGGTCTGTGACTGATCTTAGCTCTCATACCCCCCAGCTTGGACATCCTGGGTCAAATTTTCAAGGGCCCTTGCCTTTGTATCAACCTGGAGGGAACATAGGATCATGGGGAGCTTCTCCAGCTGCTCCAAATACAAATGGTAGTAGACTTGCTATGCCAATGTATTGGCAAGGATATTATGGTGCCCCAAATGGGCTTCCTCATTTACACCAACAATCTCTGCTTCAACCACCACCTGGTTTATCAATGCCTTCATCTATGCAGCAGCCAATGCAGTATCCCAATTTCAGTCCTATACCTACTGTATCTTCTAATTTGCCAGAATTACCATCATCTTTGCTGCATGTGAGTTCTAGTATCTCTAGTGTAACATCTTCATTGCCTTCAGCACCATCTACTTTGCCTCCTGCACCATCTGCTTTGCCTCCTGCTCCTTCTGCTTTGCCTCCTGCACCTTCTACTTTGCCTACTGCACCTTCTGCTTTGCCTCTTGCACCTTCTGCTTTGCCTCATGCATCTTCTGCCTTATCTCCTGTACCCTCTGCAACACTTGCTTCTGAAATTTTACCAGTATCAGTAACAAACAAGGCACCCAATGTTTCAAATTCAGCAGTCAGTTTAGCCACTAACTTACCATCACTGACTTCCCTGACCAATTCTGGTTCTGATATAAATGCTTTAGTGCCACCAATCTCCAGTAAACCAAATGCAATTTCAGGTTTAAGTTTGCCCTATCAAACTGTATCCCAGTTGTCTCCTGCTGTTGTTGGATCATCAACTTCTATACATGCAGAAACATCAACTCTTTCTCTGATAACCCCAGGTCAATTATTGCAACAAGGACCAACTATAGTTTCTTCTGCTCAGCCTTCACAAGCATCTCATAAGGATGTTGAAGTGGTTCAGGTATCATCAACATCATCTCCTGAGATATCTCTGCCAGTTTCTGCTGCAATTCAACCACCAATTCTGCCATTGCCAGTAACTTCACGGTCCAGTCACAGGGTATCCTTCTTTGATCTATGAATTTATGCATGCAGACAGAGATACACTTGTGATGGTTTTGCACATGCCTATATGCTTTATACAATATGTGACATAGTGGAGACTAGAATCTTGTGATTTAACTGGAGTAATCCCATTATCCTAAGATATTTAGTGTGTTGGATTGGATGACTGTGAATTTGATTTTAGATGATTTTGGTTAGGGTTATGTTTGAAGTGAAGTGATTTATTTTTGGAGTCTTTTTATCTAAACTCCAATTTTGTAGTAGaacttaatataaaattttcaacCGATGCAAAAGttgtatttttcaatttttgtcaAATGTGCTTTAATAAATACATGCATGCTTTTTCATGCGGAGTCGAGTTTGCCGAAGTTGAGTGTACATTTGACCAGTTCAAATGCTGCAAACTTGCCAATTATGTGGAGATTTGATCTTCCATGTCAAGTTGCTCTCGACCCATCCTTCAAGCTGTGCTTTGATCAAATCAGGAATGTGGGACAAATTTTCTCTGAAATTTAGATAACCCACAAACCCTTTTTCTCCTGACCAACATCTTCCCCCTCTCTCTTTTGCAAAGAATTGGAAGTAGGATTGGATCTGTTTTGTCTATGGTTTTAATTGGCATTTGCCATACATGAATTCTGCTGATTGATGAACCTTTCTTAATTTGTTTGCTATGTGCttctattaaataataaaatcagcATCGAGTGATTAAAACTTAAGATCACAAGTATGGATCTTTTATTGTATTGACTTATCTTATTTACTGTATGTTCTTTTGATTGAGAATGACTTTTGACATTTGGTTGCAATTTTTTAAGCCCGGTGGTGTTCCTACCCAATCTCATCATGGCTATAGTTATAGAGGacgtggaagaggaagaggaactGGGGTAATGTTCAATTTACTCTTTCATTTATATATGTTGGGTTTTAGAATGTCGTATATCAATAGAAATTGGGAATGTGTCGGATGGTTCAGAGATTTAAAAGTTTTCCTGTTTTGAAGTGGAGTGGGGAGTGGTGGTTTGGATTGTTGTTAGTTTTGTGTTTCATACAACATTTTTCACTTATTTTAAGCATGTAAACAATGAAATGTCctctaaattttgttttcttttaaatagTTGTTACACCATTAAATAGATATGCCGCACAAAttgtcattttttaatttttttccctGTTGATAAGATTAAGGGTGCATTTGGGTAGAGAGCTTAATGAAGCAGTTATTCAATAACTGTTTATCTTGTAATCACTTAGGTATATGTTTCAAAGAGGAAGTAGGGTTAAATTATTTGCATGCAAGTTGTAAGCTGTTTTTGTAATTTATTCTGAAGAGCGTACTGAAATTAGCttaaaaagtttaattaatGCTTTGCTGCAGCAGGGTCTACGCCCAGTCACAAAATTCACTGAAGATTTTGATTTCATTGCGATGAATGAGAAGTTCAATAAGGATGAAGTTTGGGGTCATCTTGGTAAAAACAAGTCTCATTCAAAGGATGGGGAAGGAAATGCCTTTGATGAAGATTATCAAGACGAAGAGATTGAAGATTTATCAAACTTTGACGTTAAGGTAATGTTTATCTAGTGCGCAGCTTGATATGTATTCAGGTTTGACCTAAGTATATTGTATCTGATCTTTCTGTCATGGCTTTGACTATACTTTCATGTTTTTTACAGCCTATTTATAACAAGGATGACTTCTTTGATTCACTCTCTTCCAATGTGCATGATAATGCTCCACAGAATGGAAGGACTAGATACTCTGAACAAATCAAGATTGACACTGAGGTATGTTCTATCTTTCATGGATCTTTTATTTGGGAAACAATATTCAATTCTTGTGCTGATTTATGGTGCAGACATTTGGTGATTTTGTGAGGCACCGTGGTGGCCGTGGGGGTCGCGGCCCTGGCCGTGGTGGACGTTTTCGGGGTGGTTATTATGGAAGAGGAGGAGGGTATGGCTATTCTGGACGGGGTAGGGGCCGTGGTATGCCAGGTCGCAATTTGTAGGTGGAAGTTAATGTTTAGTCATGATGGACATGGTGGAGACAAGAGCCTAGGAAGCCTACCATTAAAATCGTAGTTATGGTAGAGATTATGCTTCACTGTTGTGTTTCCTGTTATATGTTTGTTTCACAAATAAGTAGGACATTTTTTTCCTTGTCATGTTACCCTCTTGTTACTACTCTACCAAAATCCCTTGGTCTGGTGGGAATATGTTGTTACACCATTTTATTTTAGCTGATATATTATATCAACAAAGCAGAAGTTTAGACTAATACATACATTGCAGGATTCTTGTAATGTATGCAAGCCATAATTTTCTATAAAATCTTgtatgataataaaataatttgaaacgGAAAACACTtcttataagttaaaattaatttaagtcAACTTAAAGCGATATTTTAGAGAAGTTATGAaagatttttaataaattaatttatgtactacttaactttatattataagagaattttattcatttaataatCTCTATTTCTTTTCTATactagtttttgaaaaaaagttgTGTAAGTAGAGCAGTATTTTAACTTAAAAGATAGTTTTTACTTTTAGTCGtaagaataaattatttacttttcctgaaaaaactaataattatgATAACCATAGCAATTTTTTTGGCTCCATTATAGTTATCTTCATTTTTCCTCCATATCATGACAAATTATATCATCATTAGTTATATAAACATTACCAATACTACATTAATAGTGATAACTCTAGCGATATTTTGATTAATACCACCATATTTCTTATTTTCACTATTTTTCCTAATGTTGAACCATTAAACTAGCTACGTCATTTCTAGTCACATGAAAATATGTGAGAACTTATCACCCAAGAAGAGAGGTTAAGGTAATAAAGTCATTTAGTTACACAAAAGGAAGTTATCAAAATGTCATACAAAGGgaggaaaataaaattttcttcctcttcaaaaaacttaaaagaaaatatgaagtaTTACCTCAGCCCATAAGACTAAAAGGGTAAATGTATAGACAATGGgttatttcaatttaataagTAATGtcgtttaaatattaaatatatttatttctgtAATTTAGTCAAtagtaattaattgtttttttttttaaattaatttttatttaatgattttatatatatatatatatatatatatatatatatatatcacttttAGACATATAATCATGCAAACATATTCAAACAATTTTGTATACAACTTAACATAACTTAATATTCACATACACTTTAGTTTGGTGGTGCTTTATAAGTAGGTTCTTGAGAGAGCTATTTATTCAAGAAATAATGCATACATTTTTTTCCTTGCCATATATTGGTGAAATGACAAAGTTATTCATCACTTTTTTCCTCCATACCCTTTCTCTCTTAGCATATAATTTGAATTCCACAATCTCAAATTACTTGCATGTAGCAACAAGGACTTTCCTTGGAGGAAGGGAAGGCCTTCTACCATGAAGCAATGCATAGTTATCAAAGAAGACAACATCCCCTTTCTCCCACTTGAACTGTATGCTCTCTTCTTCAATGATCTCTTCACATCTTTTCACTACATGTTCTGGAATCTCTGTTCCATCAGCCATCATTGCCGAGCTAAGCTCCTTCCCATACATCCCTACCATTGTGTTAAACCACATTTTTCTTCCCTTCCTTCCTTCAAATACCTTGGTTAAATTTCTTGGTCCAAGTATTGTCTTCACCCCTCCATCAGGAAGCCACTCCATGTCCATTCCTAGAGCTTTTGCTCTGCAGTTTTTCAATCAAAACATGTAAGGTTCAATGAGCCAAATACAGATTTTCATTGGATTCTCTGTATAAGTTTTTACAAGACTAAAGCCTTACGTACATAATTGATAGCATGGCTATCAGTATTGCAGCttattcatttatttcttttttcttcattgGGTTTTATTTATGATGAAAACAACACAAGTAGTAGCATCATGCTCTTTCAGCACATTTTCTACaaggaaaaaatattatatggaTTGTGTCATGAACTTTCTCTTTTAACACACTCTTTACAAGAGTTTATTATATAGATTGAGATCTTGTAGTCTCAACCAATTTCTATGCAACATGTTATTAATGCATCACTCATGTGGATTGAAAGGATcaagaaaaatgttattttgacAACTCTTTGGAATTGTATACAACTTTGATATGAcaggtttaaaaataaaaatatatataataaatggtagatttgtaattaaataatatgaaaaaaatattaaaataatagtgtTGGAAGTTGTAATAtggttatataaaaaattgaagttgTCAATGTATCATTAACCATTGTTCAAATAGTCTTGAGTGTTGATATGTTGACAACTCTGCACCAGATTACAACTGGAAAGAGAAATAACTTTTTGTTGAAATTGAACAATTTTGAAATTGCACTTGTTAAATCAGAGTTGTAAATTGGTGTCTTTCAATATACACAGTTCAATAGCATTTTCCAATAGTCTTATAACATGCAATCATTTATTGTGTTTAAAAGTGTTTTGAGACCCTTTGTAGCCTTCAAATAAGCATGCATGTACAAAACTAGTTAATATTGTGTGTTGGCATTTGAAGGAAGAAAACACCTTTTCTCAGCTTCTTTGCGATCTGAGGTCCCAAAGGCATCCTCCCAACCTCTACCTCTCATGGAAGAGTTATCATTCTGAGTACTACGAGCTGTAAATGAATACTTCAAACCCTTTTCCtccatctccttcacctcttcTGGGAACTCTTTCACCATCCTTTCTGTCACTTTGAAGCTTGGAACAAAAGGGGTCTCTCCCCCTTTAGGAGGAGGTATCTCACAAAAGAGTATCACTTTCTTGGGATATTCCTTGATCTGGTGATTAAATCAACAAATTTTATTAGCATTTTTTCATTGAAATTATAGTGTTGATTGTTAAGAgctaaattataaataaatatattggcATTTGCTTTTGAAGAGGATACAATAccagtttaattatttttattaaataatcagCGTGCTAGGTTCTCATCATCACATCATCACTTTCTGCCTCAATTATAGTGTGCAAACATACAAAGGATGAGCTAAGCAGAAACTTTTAATATCACGAATAGAAGAATATGCACTGAATATTGTCAAACATTGTCTATTAGTGATATTTTTATATACATAACTTTATTTCTATACTACCTTTGTATCTATTGGTCAAACAGATTGATAATCAGATTAACTGATGGAAATCATCATTGACTGAAAAGGTTTTCTATGCTGCTGCATATTGATCTCAAATTCTATTTTCTTAGTCCTTGTGGTCAAAGAAGGCCTCAGATTTTTTAGTTGGAATAATTTCCTGATAATGAACTGAAATTGGAGTTGCcaacaagaatacatgaaaTAGAACAAAGGAAAAACTAAAAACTGTTTGAAAGTACTTACTAGAAATGATTCTGTGATCCTTGGATATGATTATATGATATTGATATCAAGAAACTAGCTAAGTGTGTGAAACATCATGGTGCTAATGTGAGTGTATAGTTGACTTACCAAAACCATTTCATGGTGATAGTATATGAACTCTGAAAGGGGTCCTTCATTGGCAGTCCACACCCTTTTGTAAATATGTGTGCGAGGTGCTGGTCCAACATAACGAATGTCTTCCCATTCAAAGGTTTCTACGATTTCATTGAAGTCCTCAGCATTTTTGACATCATAGCCTCTGAGGAGAACAGCACTGTTCTTGGTTATCATTTGATCAAACCAGTCTTTGTTGTTCTTCAGAGCCAAGAGCAAGGATTCCATGTCACTCTTGATAGGTGCAGGAGGTTCTAGCACCAATGGCATGGTTTCTCCATCTACTACTTTTTCTCCCTCACATTTTCCCACCTTGAAGTCCTTGCAAGAAAACTCCATCTCAATGGCTCCTACCTCTCTAATTCCAAATAGTTTTATGCAGGGTTTATTAACCTGTGTGGTTTTACCTTCAATAGGCTTATGTCTATATATAATATAGTAGTGGTTGGTGTTGACAATTGCAATGCTAAGAAGATGGCTTTGAAATTGTCCTTATTATATCTTTTCATGTGTTTTCCAAGGAAATGAAGATGGTCAATTTGCAAGTTATTCTGAATTGCAAAAGCATCATTGTTTGGATTGATACTAAGACATTTTTATGGGGGGATTACAATTATCTTCATTTCTTTTTTTGTTGCTATCTATACTACTATTTCAAAACATGCCAAACTGCTAACGGCACAAGGAATTTATAAACTCTTTGAATGATAATGATTGGATTAAAGCCAAAAGAAGTGATATGATCAATTATAATACCCAAACCCTACACGCAATGTTCTTAGTAATTATCTCACAACATTGCTTGAGAAACTCAGATTGTGATTGTGACTTGTGAGGAAGCCAAGTAATCCTGCAATTTGATTGATAGAATTACTTTTAAAATCAACCTAGAAACAGTGTTTTCAATAACTATTTGTTGAGCTTTTGGAAGTTCTGAAGTTAGTGAGATGAcattataaaatgaaatttgttGTTCTGTAGCAAGAAAGCATCTGCTGCTAGATGGCCTGTGCCAAAGCAATCTCTTACTAAATCACACAAGTTGGTTCATGTTTGGATCCAAGTCAATCATAAGTGTGTTTTTATTCCTTTTCATATAATGTTTTTCTATATATTTGGGTCACGTCTACTAAGATGAAGTaaactttaaacctaattcaaccttataaaatcagcTTATAAGGTTAGATTTGCaccaatttatttattatgaaaagTTCTTATTTCTAGTCGATCTGTTATTTTCAACACCTCCTCACGTCGAGACTGACAATTtatgcgtgagactatatatttatagataGTCCGATAGCAGATGACTTGATAAGTTCAACAAACTCTCGCTAAGATAGACTCTAAATAactttaatatcatattaagaagtgaacttttaaacctaactcaatatTATATAATGGATTAATACAAAGCAAACATAACACAATAAGATCGGGAGATGTGTTTTTTTATCTGCAGACTGTAAAATCAAATCAGATATTATAATGAAAAACTGCATATTGACCTCTAAAGTTCTGATTTAACCTTTATAAAATATGCAATTGGACAGACTAGTTATTTTCAACATTTCATCAGTCACCCTATCCATCACTTAAAATGAAGTCTCAACTTCAGATTCATATACACTTGTCATGCTTAAATGAGAGTTTGACCAGAAAGTTTCATTTTGTTTGAAACTTCTTCTGACTCTATAATCAATCAATTCATGTGCTATCTTCTGCTTGGAGATTGCTCTTGGTATGCATATGCAAGAGTCTAAATCAAAATCATAAAGTGAAAGCCAGAAGCACAAGACAACAGAATAATCCAACTTACAACAATAGgtgcatattttattttaaattcaggAAAAAGGAACAGACAAACAAAGGTAGTGAGCAAGAAGCAAGCAACTGTTAAGGCTCTGATAGTACAATTTGCAGTAGCTTGGAGCCTCACAAATTAGTGAATTAAGATTGGTCATTAAACTTTGTGCACAAAAGTTTAGTTTTGTATGGTATGATAATAAAGTTATGATTGTAATCATGATTGTTATGTTGCATCACATGTCTAGGTTTCTATAATACAAGTGGcatgtgtttatcttttgtTTCTAACTTTTAGCTAATATTTTGATGTTAGTGATGACAGCAGACACTGCACCTGTGATGTATTTTTTATTCCATTTAAATGGAAAGACGCATTAAATGGTGTTATGCAGAAATACTGGTGTCAACAGGATCAGCCAAAAAAAAAGTCTCTTCTACAATAATTTCTGACTAGGAACAAAAGATTTCAATTTTCATATTGTTCCCCTCTTgcacaacaaaaaaaaattatacgattggactttaaacctaactcaaccccataactggctcatgaggttgaggtttgcacctagtcaatgtgagatctccaacacacctctctggactatatattatgggtggtccgatagcggctttaatctctagtcgatgtgggatctccaacacaccctcctctgggactatatattatgagtgATCTGATAGCGGCTTGATAAcgggtgacacgataggcccaacacaaacaatCATTAAATAGGCTCGAAATGACTACCCATTTTGTGTTTGGATCCTTTCTTGCTAACAATATCAAGAAATTGAtgtataacaataaaaaaatatataaaatgtgtCCTGGATGAatctttaaaatgaaaataatttttaaaatatttatgtttccTTGAAAAAACATATCCAGTTCTGGATCAATCCATTACACACTTTTGGAAATTAACAAGGGTGTCCAAGTTTGATTTTTCCATTGTAAATTTTGTAACAATTTCCTCAAGATAttcaactttattttaaaagttcttGTAATATTTACAATTATAAATCTCAAATTGCAAGGTTGAATTACAAttacaatataaattttattaatactaattataaacactaatactaattattaaattttaataatattaattatataactaaaataatattagttataaatcctaaaattacttataaaattttattattcaaattataaaccctaatattaattattaaattttaataatctaaattatataactaaaataatattaattataagattttattaatataaattctataactaaaataatattaactaaaacAATACTAATTATAAATCTAAAAATTGTactataaaaatacattaaataaataaaaaataaataaaatataattaaaaaattaaaaatcaccCTGATGAGTGCAAAcaacaaggagaagaaagagcaAATGAGCAAGAACGGCAGCAACACCGACaaaagaagacaaaaaaaaaacgtaATATTAGCAACAAAATGGAACAAAAAAATAGCTAACAAATCAAAATAACAATGGCAAACGAAAGGAACCTAGAGAACCGAAGAGAAGAGCTTTCAAAACTCGAAAAttttaaatcctaaaccctaaaccttaaaccctaaaccagtAAACACATAAGAAAAAGagttttgggagaatttttaaaaacacCATAGTTGACTATTGTTCACTAAAATTGTCGCCTATGATTGTCGCCTATGATGCCATGTCTTTAAATAGGTGACAATTTCCCCTATAGCCGTTGTTTATGCCCCCTAAATAGGTGATGATCTCCCAAATAATCGTAGCTTATTCCCTCTCATTGAGTATTGGCAACGGTCCTCCCCACAACTAGGTTCACATTATTCACAAAAATGCCACCGTGTTTATTTGGACGACGTGTGACTATCAAACAGTGTTAGAAATTGTCGTTATATGTTGTTTTTGTACTAGTGTTCTAACAATGATTTGTACAACTACAATATAGAGTAGACCTTTCGAACATCAATAGTTTTGTTCATACTAGACAATTTGACTAATGTGTTAAACAAATAACATGTTTGATTATAATGATTAAACGAAATCTTCTTAATTCATATATCTAATGAAAccacatttttttatcaacaacaaataatataataaataagagTATTAGGAGTACTCTAACCCATTACAAAAAGAGTCTTAAATACAGAAAAATTAAGAGTGTTTTGATCTCCTAATTCTTCGGTAGTCCTATTCCTAAAACAAAACCTTCCACTTTCAACCCAGAGTTTGGTACCCTTCGTGCAATTCTTAAACCTCTCCCAAAACAACCAAAAATAGTTATTCTAAAGTAAAACATAACTACTAATTGTAAATCTCTAAAATGCTAGTCACCTCtatcaattataattataagaaaCCGTATTTAATTAGAGATTTTAtgcctattttttttatatctttaaaatCAATCTTTTCTTAAAGTTGatatgattttcattatacttGTGCTTAAATTCTATTCAAACACATGCAAAATATTCACCATTTAATCGCATATATATCGGATAGTGTAATTACTCTTGTAGTTTTATTCCCTCCTCCTATacgaaaattttcaaattttcaatttagtctattttttttaagaaatagtcaatatataatttttttaattaatgtaatGATTCTACAAGAATGACACCGATGTTATTCATTAAAGTTAACTTTATGGCAAAGATAATGGCACGTAGCATGTCATGTGTTACGGTCCAGTGAATTGAATAAAGTAAATTACATTAACATATgtttagaaaaatgaaaaaaactgAAAACACTCAAACTAAAGAAGCAAAATTTTAAGAATATGATAATAACAAAGCTAAAACGATTAAACCTTGTTTGGCCAAAGATTTGGTTTctgcataaaaaaaaagtggCTGATTCTCCCTGCCcagaataaatttaaatttccaCCTAAACAAAAAGATTTTACTTTCTGTACTGGATAGGCAAGTCTGAACTGTCTGAACTATTATGatcatgaaattttttatcttaacaGCATAAATGATCTTTTGGATGTGAAGATAATGAGTTTGACATTCCGATCCTCAACGTCATTTCACCACACTATTCAGAATATGAAAATCCGAAACTTATAACTCACTTTCGGATAACATCatctaaaaatttaaatgaaatataaaaatacctCCCAAATATCTAAATCCAGAATATATACCAATCAGTTTCGAATTTCTACGCAAAACCTAAAACTAATAACAATTttgagttttaaattttatattggttGATTATGTTGggagaatttgaaaaaaaaaaattattctcgTAACTAGTTCACccaaattaagtttttaaaagcGGAAAAGGTGTCGGCAAAGTGAAGTGTGAGAATGTGAGTTGTTATGGGGAGTGTGTATTCTCCTTCAGTCCTTCTCTTGTTTGCTAGAGTTGCAGGGCTTGCAGTGGCAGTGCTTGTTCTCATCTGGGCCCTTGCCTTCAAATCCAGCTTCCTCACTCCCTCACTCTCC encodes:
- the LOC137806229 gene encoding protein decapping 5-like isoform X3, producing the protein MASESASRSSSAADSYIGSLISLTSKSEIRYEGILYNINTEESSIGLRNVRSFGTEGRKKDGQQIPPGDKVYEYILFRGTDIKDLQVKSSPPVQPTPQVNNDPAIIQSHYARPVATSTSLPSAVSGSVTDLSSHTPQLGHPGSNFQGPLPLYQPGGNIGSWGASPAAPNTNGSRLAMPMYWQGYYGAPNGLPHLHQQSLLQPPPGLSMPSSMQQPMQYPNFSPIPTVSSNLPELPSSLLHVSSSISSVTSSLPSAPSTLPPAPSALPPAPSALPPAPSTLPTAPSALPLAPSALPHASSALSPVPSATLASEILPVSVTNKAPNVSNSAVSLATNLPSLTSLTNSGSDINALVPPISSKPNAISGQLLQQGPTIVSSAQPSQASHKDVEVVQVSSTSSPEISLPVSAAIQPPILPLPVTSRSSHRPGGVPTQSHHGYSYRGRGRGRGTGQGLRPVTKFTEDFDFIAMNEKFNKDEVWGHLGKNKSHSKDGEGNAFDEDYQDEEIEDLSNFDVKPIYNKDDFFDSLSSNVHDNAPQNGRTRYSEQIKIDTETFGDFVRHRGGRGGRGPGRGGRFRGGYYGRGGGYGYSGRGRGRGMPGRNL